From Candidatus Zixiibacteriota bacterium, the proteins below share one genomic window:
- a CDS encoding DUF3857 domain-containing protein, protein MLNNLRLSIGVAASLALAALATTSAEDKHQWGKMTAADWAIGAPASFPEAAAVVIFDVGSLEVEQPYEGNVTTFRRHVRARVLNKAGAAEAIAIEIPLYRHESFRGFEAVTYLPDGRKIKLDKKDTFTKKVGKRLEYFTFTFPAVEDGCIVEYKYSVVSSDFGFLEPWYFQGRLFAYESEFAALIHRGLNYTAVTHNVPIELREPVREELDNRGEMPIKFTWRLTNIFPVESEPYMAAVNSYRAALFFQLVSFKDEFNNITFIEDWPSLAELVEKQYLESAINHDKGVKEQALALTDTLTDPVAKIKALYDFVRLEILTVDIEDEYVLSPQAIEKTLADRRGSATGKNLLLIQMLRDAGIIANPVLIGTRSYALFNSDVHDLNQFNHLICLVTVGAQSNVLDCSERWVPFPYLPPESLVSGGLVLAGKKSQPVPIKPPSRTSGFHSSTRMSLVADGSAICSTHVTIVGHLLSAYKKLLVAQPEADDVKETLLEDDQPSFELLDYSFLEIPGADSVGIDMVFRLTNHSDLVDNNLVTAPLLFALKSNPFKKKYRFFPVDFAYPFTVTESVEIVPGDSLTLKSVPQNLTATVRGLGYSRMVLQAGNQARIMTQLIVEKSLFAPSEYAALRETYEKIAQAGSDQCVLAIGAAD, encoded by the coding sequence ATGTTGAACAACTTGCGCCTGTCCATCGGCGTCGCGGCCTCTCTCGCTTTGGCTGCGTTGGCAACGACATCGGCTGAAGACAAACATCAGTGGGGCAAGATGACCGCGGCCGACTGGGCGATTGGCGCCCCGGCCAGCTTTCCCGAGGCCGCTGCCGTCGTCATCTTCGATGTCGGATCGCTTGAGGTTGAACAACCTTACGAAGGCAACGTCACGACTTTCCGACGTCACGTCCGCGCCCGTGTCCTCAACAAGGCCGGCGCCGCCGAAGCCATTGCCATCGAAATACCGCTCTATCGGCATGAGAGTTTTCGCGGCTTTGAGGCCGTGACTTACCTTCCTGACGGCCGCAAGATCAAACTCGACAAGAAGGATACGTTCACCAAGAAAGTCGGCAAGCGCCTCGAGTACTTCACCTTTACCTTCCCCGCCGTGGAGGACGGCTGTATCGTCGAGTACAAGTACAGCGTCGTCAGCAGTGACTTCGGCTTTCTTGAACCCTGGTACTTCCAGGGACGGCTGTTTGCCTATGAGTCGGAATTCGCCGCCCTGATTCACCGCGGTCTCAACTACACGGCGGTGACGCATAACGTACCGATCGAACTGCGCGAACCGGTGCGCGAGGAACTTGACAACCGCGGCGAAATGCCGATCAAGTTCACCTGGCGGCTGACCAACATCTTCCCGGTCGAATCGGAACCCTACATGGCGGCCGTCAACAGCTACCGTGCCGCCTTGTTCTTCCAGCTCGTCAGCTTCAAAGATGAATTCAACAATATCACTTTCATCGAGGACTGGCCCAGTCTGGCGGAGCTTGTCGAGAAGCAGTATTTGGAGTCGGCCATCAATCATGACAAAGGCGTCAAAGAGCAGGCGCTGGCGCTGACCGATACCCTCACCGATCCGGTCGCAAAGATCAAGGCGCTGTACGACTTTGTCCGCCTCGAAATCTTGACTGTCGATATCGAAGACGAATATGTGCTCTCGCCCCAGGCTATCGAAAAGACTCTGGCCGACCGTCGTGGTTCCGCCACTGGCAAGAACCTGCTCTTGATCCAAATGCTGCGCGATGCCGGCATCATCGCCAACCCGGTGCTGATCGGTACTCGCTCGTACGCACTCTTCAACAGCGACGTGCACGACCTCAATCAGTTCAACCACCTGATCTGCCTCGTGACCGTCGGCGCGCAGTCCAACGTCCTCGATTGCAGCGAGCGCTGGGTGCCATTTCCGTACCTGCCGCCCGAATCTCTCGTCAGCGGCGGCTTGGTTCTGGCCGGCAAGAAATCGCAGCCGGTTCCCATTAAGCCTCCCAGCCGCACCAGCGGATTCCACAGCTCAACCAGAATGTCACTCGTGGCCGACGGCAGCGCCATTTGCTCCACGCATGTCACTATCGTCGGCCATCTGCTCAGCGCCTACAAGAAACTGCTGGTTGCCCAACCCGAGGCCGACGACGTCAAGGAAACTCTGCTTGAAGACGATCAGCCCTCGTTCGAACTCCTCGATTACTCCTTTCTCGAAATTCCCGGCGCCGACAGCGTCGGCATCGACATGGTCTTCCGCCTCACGAATCACAGCGATCTGGTTGACAACAACCTCGTCACCGCACCGCTCTTGTTCGCCCTCAAGTCCAACCCCTTCAAGAAGAAGTATCGCTTCTTCCCGGTGGACTTCGCTTACCCGTTTACTGTTACCGAATCCGTCGAGATTGTCCCCGGCGATTCACTCACACTCAAGTCCGTGCCGCAAAACTTGACCGCCACTGTGCGGGGTTTAGGCTACTCCCGTATGGTTCTTCAGGCCGGTAATCAGGCGCGGATCATGACGCAACTGATCGTTGAAAAAAGCCTGTTCGCCCCCTCCGAGTACGCCGCCCTGCGCGAGACCTACGAGAAGATCGCGCAAGCGGGCTCCGATCAGTGCGTGCTGGCCATTGGTGCGGCGGACTGA
- a CDS encoding TonB-dependent receptor — MRMILMYVMAILLSAPSLRAQGEDGGGGGSGAAQKLGSVRGVVIDAETGAPLPGASVRVLSTERGVAAGQSGEYRITGLPIGNYSLQYTVIGYEPRTVTDVIIRAGRTTVVDARLQVRMTEVAGVTVDAGYFADSPSEPTSTTQFSAEEVRRSPGSAGDVSRIVFSLPSIAKVNDQVNNLIVRGGSPTENSFYIDNIEIPNINHYPLFGTSGGPISLVNTDFIQDVSFSAGGFSAAYGDRLSSVMALTFREGNREEFDTQADLNFAGFGVVGEGPLGTRRGSWLFSARRSYLDLLVDAIGTGVVPRYSDYQGKLVYDLSSKHRLSLLGILGIDYINFERANAIEDGNVTDGWSDGHEYAVGATWRYLWGRRGYSTTSLSYLATKTAANYFETSTGKELVRQNNRDGAAQLRNVNLFRINEHHELEFGVEAKYELDRYDYYAADYTDFFGDSIPPLVIGDRIESPRVGGFASYVVRPADRLTATLGARYDYFEYTKNASLAPRAALAYRFSERTSANLAAGMYSQTMPIVLLSQQERNRRLRDPRAYHAIVGLDHMLSADTRWRLEGYYKWYERFPMSTDQPELFIIDEMIYSNYFFYHPNLRDDGKARSYGVEMTLQKKLRQGLYGLVSGAWFRSQYRDVNGVWRNRTFDNRVVFSAEGGYKPNAKWEYSLRWVYAGGAPYTPLDLEASQLINRSVYDQGQVNEARYPNYHSLNLRVDRRFNFQRSNLIVYLSIWNAYNRKNVANYYWNEHEKKQDEILQWSMLPVFGLEFEF; from the coding sequence ATGCGAATGATCTTGATGTATGTAATGGCAATTCTCTTGAGCGCGCCGTCGTTGCGGGCGCAGGGAGAAGATGGCGGTGGCGGAGGAAGTGGTGCCGCTCAAAAGCTGGGATCGGTGCGAGGAGTTGTTATTGACGCGGAGACCGGCGCACCGCTGCCGGGGGCGTCAGTGCGCGTCCTGAGCACAGAGCGCGGCGTAGCCGCTGGTCAGTCAGGCGAATATCGGATTACGGGTCTGCCGATCGGCAACTATTCGCTGCAATATACGGTGATCGGATATGAGCCGCGGACGGTGACGGATGTGATCATTCGTGCGGGCCGGACGACGGTCGTCGATGCGCGGTTGCAGGTGCGCATGACCGAGGTGGCGGGGGTGACGGTTGATGCCGGGTACTTTGCGGATTCGCCGAGCGAGCCGACGAGCACGACGCAGTTTTCGGCGGAGGAGGTGCGGCGATCGCCGGGTTCGGCGGGCGACGTCAGCCGGATCGTGTTCAGCCTTCCGAGCATCGCCAAGGTCAACGACCAGGTCAACAACCTGATTGTGCGTGGCGGAAGTCCGACCGAGAATTCGTTTTACATCGACAACATCGAGATACCCAATATCAATCACTATCCTTTGTTCGGGACTTCGGGCGGGCCGATCAGCCTCGTGAATACGGATTTCATTCAGGATGTGAGTTTCTCGGCGGGCGGATTCTCGGCGGCGTACGGGGATCGGCTGTCGTCGGTGATGGCGCTGACGTTTCGGGAGGGGAACCGCGAGGAATTCGATACCCAGGCCGATCTGAATTTTGCCGGATTTGGCGTGGTCGGAGAAGGTCCGCTGGGCACGCGGCGCGGCTCGTGGTTGTTTTCGGCGCGGCGCAGCTACCTGGACTTGCTGGTGGATGCGATCGGGACCGGCGTCGTACCGCGTTATTCCGACTATCAGGGGAAGCTGGTCTATGATCTGTCGAGCAAACATCGGCTGTCGCTGCTGGGAATCCTGGGCATCGACTACATCAATTTTGAGCGCGCGAATGCGATCGAGGACGGGAATGTCACCGACGGCTGGTCGGACGGTCACGAGTATGCCGTGGGGGCGACCTGGCGTTACCTGTGGGGCAGGCGCGGGTATTCGACGACGTCGCTGTCGTACCTGGCGACGAAGACCGCGGCCAACTACTTCGAAACGAGCACCGGCAAGGAGCTGGTGCGTCAGAACAACCGTGACGGCGCGGCGCAACTGCGCAATGTCAACCTGTTCCGCATCAACGAGCACCATGAACTGGAATTTGGCGTCGAGGCGAAGTACGAGCTGGATCGCTATGACTACTATGCGGCCGACTATACTGATTTCTTCGGGGACTCGATTCCACCGCTGGTGATCGGTGATCGGATCGAGTCGCCGCGAGTCGGGGGATTCGCAAGCTACGTGGTGCGGCCAGCCGATCGATTGACGGCGACGTTGGGCGCGCGTTACGACTATTTTGAATACACGAAGAACGCGAGTCTGGCGCCGCGGGCAGCGCTGGCGTACCGCTTCAGCGAGCGCACCAGTGCCAATCTGGCGGCGGGGATGTACAGCCAGACCATGCCGATCGTGCTGTTGTCGCAACAGGAGCGCAACCGACGGCTGAGGGATCCGCGGGCGTATCATGCCATCGTCGGGTTGGATCACATGCTGAGCGCCGACACGCGCTGGCGGCTGGAGGGATACTACAAGTGGTATGAGCGGTTTCCGATGAGCACCGACCAGCCGGAGTTGTTCATCATCGACGAGATGATTTACAGTAACTACTTCTTCTATCATCCGAATCTGCGCGACGACGGCAAGGCGCGGTCGTACGGCGTGGAGATGACGCTGCAGAAGAAGTTGCGGCAGGGGCTGTACGGGCTGGTGAGCGGCGCGTGGTTCCGCTCGCAGTATCGCGACGTGAACGGGGTCTGGCGCAACCGAACCTTCGACAATCGCGTGGTCTTCAGTGCCGAAGGGGGCTACAAGCCGAACGCCAAGTGGGAGTATTCACTGCGCTGGGTGTATGCGGGGGGCGCGCCGTACACACCGCTGGACTTGGAGGCGTCGCAGTTGATCAATCGGTCGGTCTACGACCAGGGGCAGGTGAATGAGGCACGCTATCCCAATTATCATTCGCTCAATCTGCGGGTCGACCGGCGGTTCAATTTCCAGCGCTCGAATCTGATCGTCTACCTGTCAATCTGGAATGCCTATAACCGCAAGAACGTGGCCAACTATTATTGGAATGAGCACGAGAAGAAGCAGGATGAAATCCTGCAATGGAGCATGTTGCCGGTGTTCGGATTGGAGTTTGAGTTTTGA
- a CDS encoding TetR/AcrR family transcriptional regulator, with translation MTTAERREREKQKRIELIMDAALEVFAEKGLKNAKMEDVAEKAELSKGTIYLYFKSKEHLFYAIDMRAGRMLRERFAEAYKAAATGRARVREIGRAYYKFCFEYPNYFRAMSYVEAMDPQTFGAIASEMRDKGVEGYKDSSLAILAEAIESGHKDGSIAKDVHPWLTAILLWSTSNGVIQMIKNRGEFLKLFDLEVDRLYPAKEQMVDRGLAPVKKPKG, from the coding sequence ATGACGACGGCGGAAAGAAGAGAACGGGAGAAGCAGAAGCGGATCGAGCTGATTATGGACGCTGCGCTCGAGGTGTTCGCCGAGAAGGGACTGAAGAATGCCAAGATGGAGGATGTTGCCGAGAAGGCGGAGTTAAGCAAGGGGACGATTTACTTGTACTTCAAGAGCAAGGAGCACCTGTTCTACGCGATCGACATGCGGGCCGGCCGGATGTTGCGCGAGCGATTTGCGGAGGCCTACAAAGCGGCTGCTACCGGCCGGGCGCGGGTGAGAGAGATCGGGCGGGCGTACTACAAGTTCTGTTTCGAGTATCCAAACTACTTCCGGGCGATGTCGTATGTCGAAGCGATGGATCCGCAGACGTTCGGGGCGATTGCCAGCGAGATGAGAGACAAGGGAGTTGAGGGATACAAGGATTCGTCACTGGCGATCCTGGCGGAGGCGATCGAGTCGGGGCATAAGGACGGGTCAATCGCGAAGGACGTGCACCCGTGGTTGACGGCGATCTTGTTGTGGTCGACCAGCAACGGCGTGATTCAGATGATCAAGAATCGTGGGGAGTTTCTGAAGCTGTTTGATCTTGAGGTCGACCGGTTGTATCCAGCAAAGGAGCAAATGGTTGACCGCGGTTTGGCGCCGGTAAAGAAACCGAAGGGATAG
- a CDS encoding DUF1028 domain-containing protein yields MARTCANAIVVFVLMTAAAVAETAPVQPLHPVTTYSIVAYDSATGQFGAAVQSHYFKVADVIWVEPNVGAVATQSLVDFNYGPLGLTLLRYGKTAAQTLGGLLVTDPQHQVRQVAIVDRNGNVATHTGDKCIPYAGHYSGHHYSVQANLMRDSTVWGAMAKAFETTRGDLAERMMAALEAAEGEGGDIRGKQSAAMVVVTGKPTGLPWKDRLVDLRVDDSPEPLTELRRLLNIDRAYDHMDKGDEYIAVNDIAAANREYALAAELAPGNPEIVFWHAVTLVEAGKVDDALPLFKQVFAQDAAWRVLVPRLVKSDLLPDDPKLIERIVAQ; encoded by the coding sequence ATGGCAAGGACGTGTGCGAACGCGATCGTGGTGTTCGTCTTGATGACGGCAGCGGCGGTCGCGGAGACGGCGCCGGTGCAGCCGTTGCATCCGGTGACGACGTATTCGATCGTGGCGTATGACAGTGCCACGGGGCAATTCGGCGCGGCGGTGCAGTCACACTATTTCAAAGTGGCGGATGTGATCTGGGTGGAGCCGAATGTCGGCGCGGTGGCGACGCAATCGCTGGTGGATTTCAATTATGGGCCGCTCGGCTTAACGCTGCTGCGCTACGGCAAGACGGCGGCGCAGACGCTGGGCGGGTTGCTCGTGACCGACCCACAGCATCAGGTGCGGCAGGTGGCGATTGTCGATCGCAATGGGAATGTCGCGACGCATACGGGCGATAAGTGCATCCCGTATGCCGGGCACTACAGCGGGCATCACTACAGCGTGCAGGCGAATTTGATGCGGGATTCAACGGTGTGGGGTGCGATGGCGAAGGCGTTCGAAACGACCAGGGGCGATCTGGCGGAACGGATGATGGCGGCGCTGGAAGCGGCGGAAGGCGAAGGGGGCGATATTCGGGGCAAACAGTCGGCGGCGATGGTGGTCGTGACGGGCAAGCCGACGGGATTACCGTGGAAGGATCGGCTGGTGGATTTGCGGGTGGACGATTCGCCCGAGCCGCTCACGGAGTTGCGACGGCTGCTGAATATTGACCGCGCTTATGACCACATGGACAAGGGGGACGAATACATCGCGGTCAACGACATCGCCGCGGCGAACCGGGAGTATGCGCTGGCAGCGGAGCTGGCGCCGGGGAATCCGGAGATTGTCTTCTGGCACGCCGTAACGCTGGTGGAGGCGGGCAAGGTCGACGACGCGCTGCCGTTGTTCAAGCAGGTGTTTGCCCAGGATGCGGCGTGGCGCGTGTTGGTGCCACGGCTGGTGAAGAGCGATTTGCTGCCGGATGATCCGAAGTTGATCGAGCGCATCGTGGCGCAGTAG
- a CDS encoding DUF3857 domain-containing protein: protein MIKRYPLKVVLTALALCWCAAVIPPGQVTLAATNAVSAFDTLKAAAIVESEDSRILLASDGTAKYFYHAQIRILREGGLERCAIDLYENDFVKVADFAGRVRSTDGAVILERKRKDLVRTCGFGASFSLYDDICFLATTLSAGNYPFTIDYTYELKLSSLFFWHDWLPQKSVPVARSVYTVIVPAATEFRYRPVGALPEPTVTVDPDGKWRTCTWSLDSVAAFKAEPLAPPAFESQLRVEFAPRQTRLKRFVIDGESWASLAASYDAIAASAFALDSESKAAAARWSAVASDLNTLHEHLMSRQRYVSINIGIGGWQPHAAGATYKNRYGDCKDLSTLYAALLNELGVSAHLVLLRTRDEGHIDPGFPTLSNFNHAILLYTIGADTTWVDPTCNVCALGDLPEADEGTYGLIIDPDSGRLVRLPESEAADNLVLRRIRMMLNPDLSALLAIDLEAVGNLSHTLKYAAHNLTAEEFGEYLRRQKLIPAPLKDLECTFDRYDSTLSRFVCRVSGNLRRAGIVLDNRVHLDPDAVPSIIGAERPDTTKRAQPLDFGYAATSLDSFNIAFPEDWQAIQLPPIDSVASRFGTLSLSASQAGDRIALVRRHSLAAPLIRPEDFGEFLGHQKACADFTARNIVFERAR from the coding sequence ATGATCAAGCGTTACCCTTTGAAAGTCGTCCTGACGGCACTGGCGCTTTGCTGGTGCGCCGCTGTCATCCCTCCCGGGCAAGTTACCCTTGCGGCCACGAATGCCGTTTCTGCCTTCGATACCCTCAAAGCCGCGGCCATCGTTGAATCGGAAGACAGCCGCATCCTCCTCGCTTCCGATGGCACAGCGAAATATTTCTATCACGCGCAGATTCGTATCCTGCGTGAAGGCGGCCTCGAGCGCTGCGCCATCGACCTCTACGAAAACGATTTCGTCAAAGTCGCTGATTTTGCCGGCCGTGTCCGGTCCACCGACGGCGCGGTCATCCTCGAGCGCAAGCGCAAAGACCTGGTCCGCACCTGCGGTTTCGGCGCCTCCTTCTCGTTGTATGACGACATCTGCTTCTTGGCGACAACCCTCAGCGCCGGCAACTATCCCTTTACTATCGACTACACCTACGAATTGAAACTGTCCTCGCTGTTCTTCTGGCACGACTGGCTGCCCCAGAAGTCTGTGCCTGTCGCCCGCAGCGTCTATACCGTGATCGTCCCGGCCGCAACCGAGTTTCGCTACCGCCCCGTCGGCGCGCTGCCGGAACCGACGGTTACGGTTGACCCCGACGGCAAGTGGCGCACCTGCACCTGGTCGCTCGACAGCGTCGCCGCCTTCAAGGCTGAACCGCTCGCACCGCCCGCCTTCGAATCACAACTGCGCGTCGAATTCGCTCCCCGGCAGACCCGCCTTAAGCGATTCGTCATCGACGGCGAGAGTTGGGCGTCACTCGCCGCCAGTTACGATGCCATTGCCGCTTCCGCCTTCGCCCTCGACTCTGAATCCAAAGCTGCAGCCGCGCGGTGGTCAGCCGTTGCGTCCGACTTGAACACCCTGCACGAACACTTGATGTCGCGCCAGCGCTACGTCTCGATCAACATCGGCATTGGTGGCTGGCAACCCCATGCCGCCGGCGCTACCTACAAGAACCGTTACGGTGACTGTAAAGATCTTTCCACCCTTTATGCCGCGCTTCTGAACGAACTTGGAGTCAGCGCCCACCTGGTGCTCCTGCGCACACGGGACGAGGGGCACATCGACCCCGGCTTTCCCACCCTTTCCAATTTCAACCACGCCATTCTCCTCTACACGATTGGCGCTGATACTACCTGGGTCGACCCCACCTGCAATGTCTGTGCCCTCGGCGACTTGCCGGAAGCGGATGAGGGCACCTATGGACTGATCATCGATCCCGACTCCGGCCGCCTCGTCCGTCTGCCGGAGTCTGAAGCCGCGGATAATCTGGTGTTGCGACGCATTCGCATGATGCTCAACCCCGACCTCTCCGCGCTGCTGGCGATTGACCTGGAAGCCGTCGGCAATCTCAGCCACACCTTGAAATACGCCGCGCATAACCTGACCGCCGAGGAGTTCGGCGAGTACCTGCGCCGCCAGAAACTGATTCCCGCGCCCCTGAAAGACCTCGAATGCACCTTCGACCGCTATGATTCCACGCTGTCTCGCTTTGTGTGCCGCGTCTCCGGGAATCTCCGCCGCGCCGGCATCGTTCTCGACAATCGCGTTCACCTCGACCCCGACGCCGTCCCCTCGATCATCGGAGCCGAGCGACCCGACACCACCAAGCGCGCGCAACCACTCGACTTCGGCTATGCCGCAACGTCGCTCGACAGCTTTAACATCGCCTTTCCGGAGGATTGGCAGGCGATTCAACTACCGCCGATCGATTCGGTCGCCTCGCGTTTCGGGACACTCAGCCTGTCCGCCTCCCAGGCCGGCGACCGGATCGCGCTCGTCCGGCGCCACTCGCTCGCCGCGCCACTGATCCGCCCGGAAGACTTCGGCGAATTTCTCGGTCATCAGAAGGCGTGCGCCGATTTCACCGCCAGGAATATCGTCTTCGAGCGCGCCCGCTGA
- a CDS encoding peroxiredoxin — MDKPKDKCAQPARGPILESPIKETTMTPMSSPPRPLARVGSPAPDFEATAFVNGGFENIKLSSHKGKWIVVCFYPGDFTFVUPTELAAVAARKDQLNKLGVHVMSISVDSRFTHKIWQETELSRMIPGGFPYPMATDPGGSIGQVYGVYDEASGVNIRGRFLIDPDFVIQAAEIMTPPVGRNIDEFIRQVQAFQHVRNTGEVTPAGWTPGQPTLRPGPELVGHVWEHWKP; from the coding sequence ATGGATAAACCGAAAGACAAGTGCGCACAACCGGCGCGCGGTCCCATCCTCGAATCCCCGATCAAGGAGACCACTATGACGCCAATGTCTTCTCCGCCGCGTCCGCTGGCGCGCGTGGGCTCGCCCGCGCCCGATTTTGAGGCCACCGCCTTCGTCAACGGCGGCTTCGAAAACATCAAGCTGTCCAGTCATAAGGGCAAATGGATCGTCGTCTGCTTCTACCCCGGCGATTTCACCTTCGTCTGACCAACCGAATTGGCGGCAGTTGCCGCCCGCAAAGATCAACTCAATAAACTCGGCGTCCACGTCATGTCGATCAGTGTCGACAGCCGCTTCACTCACAAGATCTGGCAGGAAACTGAACTCTCCCGGATGATCCCCGGCGGCTTCCCGTACCCCATGGCCACCGACCCCGGCGGCTCCATCGGACAGGTGTACGGCGTCTATGACGAAGCCAGCGGCGTCAACATCCGCGGCCGTTTCCTCATCGATCCCGATTTCGTCATCCAGGCCGCGGAAATCATGACCCCGCCGGTCGGACGCAACATCGATGAGTTCATCCGCCAGGTGCAAGCGTTCCAGCACGTTCGCAACACTGGTGAGGTGACACCCGCCGGCTGGACTCCCGGTCAGCCGACGCTGCGTCCCGGCCCCGAGCTGGTCGGACACGTCTGGGAACACTGGAAACCATAG